In Pseudomonas sp. R76, one genomic interval encodes:
- a CDS encoding SpoVR family protein, which produces MTAKKEHKRQPISTGSEWTFELIQAYDREISRIAAGYALDTYPNQIEVITAEQMMDAYASVGMPLGYHHWSYGKHFLSTEKSYTRGQMGLAYEIVINSDPCIAYLMEENTICMQALVVAHACYGHNSFFKGNYLFRTWTDASSIIDYLVFAKQYIMQCEERHGIDAVEDLLDSCHALMNYGVDRYKRPYPISAEEERLRQKEREEHLQKQINDLWRTIPKKTGKNSDKDNARFPAEPQENILYFLEKHAPLLEPWQREIVRIVRKIAQYFYPQRQTQVMNEGWATFWHYTLMNDLYDEGLVTDGFMMEFLTSHTSVVFQPGFDSPYYSGINPYALGFAMYRDIRRMCEHPTDEDRRWFPEIAGSDWLSTIKFAMSSFKDESFILQYLSPQVIRDLKLFSIMDDDLKDDLVVPAIHDEPGYRAIRETLAAQYNLGNREPNVQIYSIDVRGDRSLTLRHQQHDRKPLGESTEEVLKHLHRLWGFDIHLETLQGDQVMKTHHVPPRSDHNDNDYGRLDLAVVHL; this is translated from the coding sequence ATGACCGCCAAAAAAGAGCATAAGCGCCAACCCATTTCCACCGGCTCCGAGTGGACCTTTGAACTGATCCAGGCCTATGACCGGGAAATCAGCCGCATCGCGGCGGGCTATGCCCTGGACACCTACCCCAACCAGATCGAAGTGATCACCGCCGAACAGATGATGGATGCCTACGCCTCGGTCGGCATGCCTCTGGGCTATCACCATTGGTCCTACGGCAAACACTTCCTCAGTACTGAGAAGTCCTACACCCGTGGCCAGATGGGCCTGGCCTACGAGATCGTCATCAATTCCGACCCGTGCATTGCCTACTTGATGGAGGAAAACACCATCTGCATGCAGGCGCTGGTGGTGGCGCATGCCTGCTACGGGCACAACAGCTTCTTCAAGGGTAATTACCTGTTCCGCACCTGGACGGATGCCAGCTCGATCATCGATTACCTGGTGTTCGCCAAGCAGTACATCATGCAATGCGAGGAACGCCACGGTATCGATGCGGTGGAAGACCTGCTCGATTCCTGCCATGCGTTGATGAACTACGGTGTGGACCGCTACAAACGCCCGTACCCGATTTCTGCCGAGGAAGAACGCCTGCGCCAGAAGGAACGCGAGGAACACCTGCAGAAACAGATCAACGACCTGTGGCGCACTATCCCCAAGAAAACCGGGAAAAACAGCGACAAGGACAATGCACGCTTCCCGGCCGAACCTCAGGAAAACATCCTGTACTTCCTGGAAAAACACGCACCGCTGCTGGAGCCATGGCAGCGCGAAATCGTGCGTATTGTGCGCAAGATCGCCCAGTACTTTTATCCACAGCGCCAGACCCAGGTGATGAACGAAGGCTGGGCCACGTTCTGGCACTACACCTTGATGAATGACCTGTACGACGAAGGCCTGGTCACCGACGGCTTCATGATGGAGTTCCTCACTTCCCACACCAGCGTGGTGTTCCAGCCGGGCTTCGACAGCCCGTACTACAGCGGCATCAACCCTTATGCGCTGGGCTTTGCGATGTACCGCGACATTCGGCGCATGTGCGAACACCCCACCGACGAGGACCGCCGCTGGTTCCCGGAAATCGCCGGCAGCGATTGGTTGTCGACCATCAAGTTCGCCATGAGCAGCTTCAAGGACGAGAGTTTCATCCTGCAGTACCTCTCCCCCCAGGTGATTCGCGACCTCAAGCTGTTCAGCATCATGGACGACGACCTTAAGGATGACCTGGTGGTGCCGGCCATCCATGACGAGCCCGGCTACCGCGCCATCCGCGAGACCCTGGCGGCGCAGTACAACCTTGGCAACCGCGAACCCAACGTGCAGATCTACAGCATCGATGTGCGCGGCGACCGCTCGCTGACCCTGCGGCACCAGCAACACGACCGTAAGCCCTTGGGCGAATCCACTGAGGAAGTGCTCAAGCACCTGCATCGGTTGTGGGGCTTCGACATTCATCTGGAAACCCTGCAGGGCGACCAGGTGATGAAGACTCACCATGTGCCACCGCGCAGCGATCACAACGACAACGACTACGGCCGCCTGGACTTGGCCGTCGTTCATCTCTGA
- a CDS encoding multifunctional CCA addition/repair protein encodes MKIYKVGGAVRDRLLGIKVTDVDRVVVGATTEEMLAKGYKPVGADFPVFLDPKNGDEYALARTERKSGRGYGGFVFHASPEVTLEEDLIRRDLTINAMAEDDDGNLTDPYHGQRDLEARVLRHVSPAFAEDPLRVLRVARFAARYAHLGFTVAPETLELMRQLSESGELEALTPERSWKEISRALMEDQPQVFIQVLRDCDALKTLMPEVNALFGVPQPEAHHPEIDTGVHTLSVLEQAALHQQPLTVRWACLLHDLGKGLTPVDKLPQHIAHEHTGLVLIKAVNERFKVPRDCQELALLVGQYHTHGHRALELKASTLLELLQSFDVYRRPQRFEEFVVACEMDARGRKGFEQRSYPQADYLRGAAKVAREVAVAPLLEKGFKGPELGEALKRERLKALKAYKEQRNA; translated from the coding sequence ATGAAAATCTATAAAGTCGGCGGCGCGGTGCGTGATCGCCTGCTTGGCATCAAGGTCACCGACGTCGACCGCGTTGTCGTTGGCGCGACCACTGAAGAAATGCTCGCCAAGGGCTACAAGCCGGTGGGCGCTGACTTCCCGGTATTCCTCGATCCGAAAAACGGTGACGAATACGCCCTCGCCCGCACCGAGCGCAAGAGTGGCCGGGGTTATGGCGGCTTTGTGTTTCACGCCAGCCCCGAGGTCACGCTGGAAGAAGACCTGATTCGCCGCGACCTGACCATCAACGCCATGGCGGAGGACGATGACGGCAACCTGACGGATCCGTACCATGGCCAGCGTGATCTGGAAGCCCGCGTTCTACGCCACGTTTCGCCGGCGTTCGCCGAAGATCCATTGCGCGTGCTGCGCGTTGCCCGCTTTGCGGCGCGCTACGCACACCTTGGCTTCACCGTAGCACCTGAGACGCTGGAGCTGATGCGTCAGCTCAGTGAATCCGGCGAGCTGGAAGCCTTGACCCCGGAGCGCAGCTGGAAAGAAATCTCCCGTGCGCTGATGGAAGATCAGCCTCAGGTGTTTATCCAAGTACTGCGTGACTGCGATGCACTGAAAACCCTGATGCCGGAAGTGAACGCACTGTTCGGCGTGCCGCAGCCCGAGGCTCATCACCCGGAAATCGACACCGGTGTGCACACCTTGAGCGTGCTGGAACAGGCCGCCCTGCATCAACAGCCGCTCACCGTGCGCTGGGCTTGCTTGCTGCATGACCTGGGCAAAGGCCTGACGCCTGTGGATAAGTTGCCGCAACACATTGCTCATGAACATACGGGCTTGGTACTGATCAAGGCGGTCAACGAGCGCTTCAAAGTGCCGAGGGATTGCCAGGAACTGGCGCTATTGGTGGGCCAATATCACACTCATGGCCATCGTGCATTGGAGCTGAAAGCCTCGACATTGCTGGAGTTGCTGCAGAGTTTTGACGTGTATCGCCGGCCGCAGCGCTTTGAGGAATTTGTGGTGGCGTGTGAGATGGACGCACGCGGCCGCAAGGGCTTTGAGCAGCGAAGTTATCCACAGGCCGATTATTTGCGCGGCGCAGCCAAGGTTGCGCGTGAAGTGGCGGTGGCGCCACTGCTGGAGAAAGGTTTTAAAGGCCCGGAACTGGGCGAAGCGCTCAAACGCGAAAGGCTTAAGGCGCTGAAGGCCTACAAGGAACAGCGTAACGCCTAG